In Miscanthus floridulus cultivar M001 chromosome 8, ASM1932011v1, whole genome shotgun sequence, the sequence gaccgcaataatggcctattccaagctccgaagggactaggccatagttggatttaacaccacattcgcacatgacaggaggtgctttataaattactctttctttcttcttttccttaaccttttgcggttcttccggccattggttcttaggaccatacaaccactccttgaaacgacacttagccattgaaaacacctaaataaggtgacattagtacacgcacacatagagctaaacatttaaacagatacacttcccacttacttcgtgtttgtccggacacacaaactctaatGTATTCTCAGGGTATATCACGGCTCGATCTCCGCAttcgcatagaggaggttcctcgagttgtctaactatggctaggtgcttctccttagctgtcATTGGCGGgaggttaggggggtggaacccatcgCTTAAAGTGCtcatgtggatgtctccctctaaaccaatcataAAAAagaaggtacctagggtcaaacttgtctacaccgtcgatccacggaaagaaaaaacacctctcatggtcctacacaacgagattccaacaaaatattagaagcatacttacacaaataaagaaaaaagatagtggaaacaattttttacattaaaacgactgcatgtgtagaagcaatgcgtcgctgtgtccggatgtttcgattgaaacacgtgggctgggaaaccacagtcacagttagggacagggaggtcaggagggacgggggcatctttgctagacacgtcggggtataattctcgaggacgaccccattttcgcaaaaactcctcccgatacatttcttgcatctaacaaaatggatgtaatttaacaaacaaaaatcaaaactcaCAAATTAAtgccaatgagaaccataaccacaatacaaccaatttcattctaagaaccgaaagtaattaacattaaaccctaaacctagggtttctaatgttatgtgtaaggaaaatggacccttggcctatttactttagattttggtgtttgatgttcaacacaactaaattagactaatgaatttgcaagtgtttgttttgtagttcaatagggtgcaagacgtaacttggacaaaggcgacgtaatgatctgatgatcaacacctcaagcaagactttaggagcataagagaagacctaagagatcaagcaaagtccaagcatgaagattagaaccaagccgtacgcaagattgcGAAGAAACCAGGTGACTGGACgatggaccgaacgctggacaagcgaccggacgctgggtagaGGACTCGGTaggcaggcgaccggacactggcgacaaccgaccggacgtaggacatcagcgtctgatcgagtacaataaggttccagagcagcacatctacgaccggacgtgtccggtggcaggcgaccaaacgctggccagcgtctgatcagtatattgctggctcaatGGTCAGGACGATCGGACGTGTCCTgacaggacgattcagcgtccggtcagtagcggtttcgtgggaattcgaccccaacggctactttctcagtggggcttataaatacaacccccaactagccatttgagtcaagtggagctgaggaaacataccaagggtgttgatacaccattttagtgatcttcacatgcatagtgcttagtgttttattaggtgattagcataagtgctttgcgaagtgcttaggttgattagaccaccgcttatgcgcttgctctaggtgtatgcctagtgtttagtgaggtttgcatacctcttgccaccacgtgcttgcgagcacaagtgttgtacatcagaggggcttgaagtcttgtgagatcacaccaaccgcgtttgtggtgtggccgccactgtgtaccggagggaacaaggcccacggcgttttggccggaagcttgatagtgaagacggcggggagcatccgggagaggcttgccgagagacacatcggagacccacttgcgcatggggaaggcctgaggctatccacggagttacccgaccgggagcttggcccttgcgagagattccttgcgaggggctccaacaaggactagggggaagcttacgcgcttcttgataccttagtaaaaatactagagtcgtcgatgagagtttgcatatctctaccttgctctttagcttctgcatttacattgattactttactacgtttgaggtagagatagcaacacattagcaaaaccatagttgcacatctagatagtttatctattgcataggttttactAGGGTTAGAAaacgaggccatagtttagagttagatttttaagttgcctaatccccctcttaggcgtcacggtcccttcaattggtatcagagccggttggctcaatttggacttttggcttaaccgctgttgagccgacgctttttagagtggttgggatggataccgctaggcctccacactttgacggcactaacttcaattactataaagctagaatggcttgccaccttgaggcagttgatttaggtgtatggagagtcactcatgacgggatgaaacccatcaagaatcccgaaaaacccacaaagagtgatgaaaaagaaatgcacttcaatgctagagctaaaaattgcttgtttgaatcacttagtatggatgtttttaaccaagtattcactttaaatacggcacatgaaatttggttaaaactccaagagctccatgacagcactagcaatgtccatgagcaaaaacattgtctagcaaagcaaaactatgattcctttactatgaatgatgatgagcttgttcgtgatatgtatttttgtttgaatctaattatcaatgagcttcattctataggattattaaagctagatgatgcggacatcatgaggaagatcatctccgtgttaccacaaaagaaatatgcaagcatcatcaccatccttcacaacatggaggacttgagcaacatgaccccgggcatagtcattggcaagttagtggcatttgaaatgtcacgtaagatgggtcaaggagaagcttcttcatcaagcaaagggaaagctctcgcttgtagcaagaaaaagaagatgaagggcaaacaagttgaaacaagctcaagctcaagttcctcaagtgaagatgaagaagaagatgaggacaatgatgatgatgaagattcaagtgatgatcaatcttcgtcctccacctccgatcttgatgaagaatcaatcaaagtgataaacaaggtggagaagatgatccaaaggctcaatttcaagggtgtgcccatccaaattcaaaatttcatttttacaaatcaaagaaaagagcaaagaaagagaggatgctatggatgcggcgagttggggcactttgtgggagtttgtccaaacaagcctacacccaagacaaagaagaaggcatgcaagaaccaagccctcacatcgataagatcatgggatgattcttcaagtgaagaagaccccatcacaagaggcgaggccgaaagcactcatcatcaagctcttctcgtgtgtgccttatggcacgaggtaatgaaagctcttcctctagcgaaagtgatagtgatgatgatatgccttcttactatgaacttgtgcaagaaaatcttaaatttgctaaagtttgcactagtcaacaaaagaagctcaaaggcttaaaagaaaagctagatagttcataaaaagcatacaaaaccttgcttgaacaatatgagaactttgctaatctcaatgttgaactatctactaaaattgagaaacttgaggctagtgcaacaacaaatgcatgcacaatcaatgatgagcaacttgaaaagaaaaatgaaaaattaaaagaaaagttagttagctcacaagaagcatataatagtttgcttgctaaaatggaaatcatgtgcaaacattgtgatgagctaactaataaagttgctaatcttgaagctattagcacaacccccaccaagacatctaaaaagaaaagttccatCTTTAACAtgactaaaaaggatgcctctacttcttgcaatgatttatgtttagactcacctttgtgcaaccaagtttgtgttgagaaagttattgtagatacatgcacaaaagaggttgcaaaggagaatgagcaactcaagcaagaagtagctcgtctcaccaaggacttgactcaagtgaaaggcaaggcgaagcaaatccaacttcatcaagataacaccgtcaagggagtgaagaggCTTGATGAAGAACAAACTATAGTTtattacgtgtgccacaaggaaggtcacaagtcctatgagtgcaaggtgaagaatgggggaggagcaaagaagaaggagaaaaagcaaacaagcaacccctccaacacctacaccaacaaggtggacaagaaggcctccacaccttatctcttgaagaagaagaaaaatgacaaggtgatgaacatcaaggtgaacaagcaagccaactatggggtcaaacgcttttgggtgccaaaggaaatcatttcaaacatgaagagcatcaagaaggtttggatcctgaaagggaagtgagaagtctgtcAAACTttggggaatttagagacttggcaaagtatgggtgcatttcatggggtgcatcacgatggacaaaatcattgccaagtgggttagttaatactatggacccaaattccccttcccatgttaggtaactagatgtcattactttcaattagtattcatttcaattggtattgtttttcaattgatatactcttaaagcatctagttatctttcatgcctatatttgcatttacatgtttaaatcttttgtcatgcattcaataggaatatcatatggtaggcttgctcggtctctTTTTAaatccttggagcaaacctacatggtttaaaattgcttagaagcacggcacatagcttgtcttacttttgtttatctaatatgtgccaaagtccaaattgtagataatctctcccgaatatcattttttaaaatgattctcacattcatgagatgttaTCTTTCAAGcggtattttgattctaaaatcaatgtgcatgattcctaTAAAGTGTTCCACATTTGTGTgaataaatttagggggagcttaatctacaacttggatcccttgagactaacactttttcaaatggtatcaatttttcaaacctatcacatgtgtagtagtctcattgtaaggaaattggaatccccggagttaagcatcattcttcaattggcatcatcatgttaatttcatttcatatttatatgctttctccatgcattatatagattaaactctttTGTACAAAAAATTGTTaagtatgcatatgctttgctttctaccatatgtatgcatgtatttagggggagcttagtctatataatgtgagagtcaaatcttgtgatccatttcactctacacacaaaggatcacgaaatttgatcctcccttgtgctactaatgtcttccttcttggtgtttgatgccaaagggggagaatttgaaggaccaaagacaagcattcagttacaagtagtaatggtccgagaaaaggagcaaagtgaattatgggttagtctaagtaatgggagatttttttaagaaagctaggctttaatccataatatcacatggggacatttgcaagggcaagacaagcttttaagtaaagttttaattggtatctgtcaattagtatcatataaccttgccctcagcattgcatcctagcaagtaggtagttttttaacttccaaattcttattatttgcttgctttggttgtgttggcatcaatcaccaaaaagggtgagattgtaagaaaaatggacccttggcccatttactttgaattttggtgtttgatgtccaacataaccaaattggactaatgaatttgcaagtgtttgttttatagttcaatagggtgcaagacgtaacttggacaaaggcgacgtaatgatccgatgatcaacacctcaagcaagactttaggagcacaagagaagatccaagagatcaagcaaagtccaagcatgaagattggaaccaagccgtacgtaagatcgcgaagaaactaGGTGACCGGATGatggaccggacgttggacaagcgaccggacgctggacaagcgaccggacgctgggcagaggactcggtagacaggcgaccggacgctggcagtaaccgaccggacgcaggacagcagcgtccgatcgagtacagtaaggttccagagcgacacatctacgactggacgcgtctggtggcaggcgaccggacgctggccagcgtccgatcagtatattgccggctcaacggtcaggacgaccggacgcgtccggtcaggacgattcagcgtccggtcagtagcggtttcacgggaattcgaccccaacagctactttctcagtggggcttataaatacaacccccaaccgactATTTGAGtcaagtggagctgaggaaacataccaatggtgttgatacaccattttagtaatctccacatgcatagtgcttagtgttttattaggtaattagcataagtgctttgcgaagtgcttaggttgattagaccaccacttatgcgcttgctctaggtgtatgcctagtgtttagtgaggtttgcatacctcttgccaccccgtgcttgtgagcacaagtgttgtacatcggaggggcttaaaatcttgcgagatcacaccaaccgcgtttatggtgtggccaccaccgtgtaccggagggaataaggcccgcggcgttttggccagaagcttgatagtgaagacggcggggagcatccgggagaggcttgccgagaggcacatcggagacccacttgcgcgtggggaaggctcgaggctatccacggagttacccgaccgggagcttgacccttgcgataggctccaacgaggactagagggaagcttgcacgcttctcgatacctcggtaaaaataccggagtcgtcgacggaagtttgcatatctctaccttgctctttagcttccgcatttacattgattactttactacgtttgaggtagagatagcaacacattagcaaaaccatagttgcacatctagatagtttatctattgcataggttttgctatggttagaaaaagaggccatagtttaaagttagattttttaagttgcctaatccccctcttaggcgtcacggtctctTCATTATGCATAACAATGAATCCATAAAACATAACAACATGCACTGCGGCTACCTAGGTTTAAtgcaaatattaaaaattgcatgaaaccctaagtcatGACGATTAAGTTGAAAAATCCAACTAATATATACCAAATCCATGCGAAAAAATAGAAGGGGAgcaaggataccttgctctcgaagatctacggattaaatcaaagtttccaaagttcaatatgccgattcgtgaggtatgaCAAAGTAAGGAGAGAAAAACccaagagagagaagaaagaagaggaagaaggctcacGTAGAAAGGTTGGGGTCGGGGTTAAAACACAAGCTCAGCGCCAAtcaccctggcgccgagctcggagccgtggcgccgagctcggcatcAGGGTGACTGGCGTCGAGCTTCCTGCCATGTCACCCCGCCACGTTGgcttcgagcccaagagctcggcgccagcaacgatggcgccgagctaagggtctagattttgaaatctttcctccaggggcctatttgtaaaaaaaatcaaaaaaagggcaaaaaataaaaaaatccaggCCCTTATGCTAGAGCTAGACCCAAGAATGCATTAAAGCTCATGTTCTCAGAAAACGTATTACCAGTTCTCCATATGATGTCCACATAATCTTTAGCGAGTTATCAAACTTAATACAACGAGGTACCAATTTCAGCTCTTGGGAAAAACAAGTCCCAACATATTCCAAACTCGGGAGGACCAAACTATTTATATATAGTCCATCCATAAACAGATAGTACACAGGTTGTGCAAAAACGGTGTGTATTTTGCTACGCACAAACAACCAGTACAAGGAGCCTCTCCAGCCGCAATCAGTAATCATCGCCTCTGGAAATGACCTCTTTGCAGGTTGGCCGGAGTAGGATGGTGTGCTCAAACTGCGAGACATAGCTCCCTCTCACATCACACAGGGGAGGATACGGCTGCCGAGAGGGTGCAAGAAGGTGAATATACATGTCAGCAACAAGGTTAGGTTTGGACAATGAGATGGAGCGATACACTTACCTGAACAATGCCATTATCACATAGATTTTTCAGAGCCATGAGGTACTTGGTCTCACCAAGGCGGTCCAAGTACCGGCGGCAAAAGGCAAGCGTTCCAAAGTTGTTGTTGATGGTCCCAAGTAGTTGCTTGGCCTTTGCTAACCGCAATGGCACATGTCCAACATCAAAGTTCTTCATGTAATGACTGCATTCCAAGTCCTCCCTGACAAATCCCTTTCCTGCAAACATCATGAAACTCATCAAGTGTGCACTGTGCAAGTCTTCAAGGACTTAAACATGTCCAAGTAGGGACAAGAAATTTATGTTGTGCAGCCAAGGGTCATTCTATTGTGTTTTTTTGCAAAACAATTATGACATAATATAGTACTCCTAGATTTCTATCTATGAGTTCAAGCTACATAAGTAACATACCCGTAGATCCAAAAGTTTCTATGGCATAAAACTCCCCTTCCTCCATTTTTGTTTGTTCTCCACCTTTCACGATTGGAACTGATTTCCCAGCATGGATTTGATATGGCCCAATGCTATGTCCATTGAGGTTCCGAACACTTTTAACTGTCACACAAGCAACAGAGCAGTTTGAGTTATCATTCATTTTTCACTGTACATTAGTTCCGCACAGCGGAAATCAGAAGCTGCATACGACTACTTTACATTACCTTGGAAAACTTTCCCATTGATTTCAACCTCATATGACTCCATAACTTCTTGGATTGCagcaccaacatcaccaagccGTGCATCTATTCCAGCTTCCTGAAATGTAGTAGTAATCAAATTATTTGGATATTCAATGTGTGCATGCTACAATAGAGAAATAATTTCAGGCAACCACGACCATTAATAGAAGAAATTAAATTAGGCAGACAAATTATACAGTAGCAGCTACAAAGATGCCAATCCATACAATATTTGTCTAGTGGAAATCAGTATTCTAATGAACACATGAATATGATGCATTGAACAAAACATCTCAGTTCGGTACAATCAAACAGAGCACTACATGAAAAGGCAGCCTACAAAGTGCAGAGAAAAATGTCGAAATTACCTTGATCCCTGTATTTGTGGCATCTCTTGTTGCTTGAAGCAATGGATCGAACATAGGATTGAATGCAACAGTAAATGCACAATCAACAATGTACCCTAGAACAAATATCAAGTTAGAGTGTTTGCAATTAAAAAAGTATTGACTAATTGACGAGAAATCCACACTAGTCACATCAAcaaaccaaaaaaataaaaataaaacaaaaatatgACAGACCATCTATATGTGTTCCAAAATCCAGCTTCATCACATCATCATATTGTAGCACAGTTTTGTCACCCGCATTTGGAGTCCAGTGAGCTGCAACCCTAAGAATTGCATTTTTCTTCCATCAATTCTTGAACCAAATGAAAACTT encodes:
- the LOC136476060 gene encoding uncharacterized protein; the protein is MTAKEKHLAIVRQLEEPPLCECGDRAVIYPENTLEFVCPDKHEVFSMAKCRFKEWLYGPKNQWPEEPQKVKEKKKERVIYKAPPVMCECGVKSNYGLVPSELGIGHYCGHMVDYDESTRKCRWECYDGQAKFLDELKERQLIARKRKYGPDYVNIFVKHHKEKMREFA
- the LOC136472843 gene encoding methionine aminopeptidase 2B-like codes for the protein MAAVDATTKEMEALHVGQNDETKENLIKEDKAANNNHSVLAAQSSPPEDDDDEAQADGPSQDGAPEAVKKKKKKNKSKKKKDPLQQTDPPSIPVDELFPSGEFPEGEIQQYKDDNFWRTTSEEKRELERLQKPMYNSVRRAAEVHRQVRKYMRSIIKPGMLMIDLCETLENMVRKLIKENGLQAGIAFPTGSSLNWVAAHWTPNAGDKTVLQYDDVMKLDFGTHIDGYIVDCAFTVAFNPMFDPLLQATRDATNTGIKEAGIDARLGDVGAAIQEVMESYEVEINGKVFQVKSVRNLNGHSIGPYQIHAGKSVPIVKGGEQTKMEEGEFYAIETFGSTGKGFVREDLECSHYMKNFDVGHVPLRLAKAKQLLGTINNNFGTLAFCRRYLDRLGETKYLMALKNLCDNGIVQPYPPLCDVRGSYVSQFEHTILLRPTCKEVISRGDDY